A genomic stretch from Barnesiella intestinihominis YIT 11860 includes:
- a CDS encoding K(+)-transporting ATPase subunit C has protein sequence MKNFIKSIRLTLVFCLFFSVFYILILWIFAQFAGPNSGNAEVATLDGKVVGAANVGQVFTEDIYFWGRPSCAGDGYDASSSAGSNKGPTNEEYLAEVETRIDTFLVHHPYLERKDVPAEMVTASGSGLDPDITPESAYVQVKRVAAARNMDETTVKEIVDQTIEKPFLGLFGTEKVNVLKLNINLENYENK, from the coding sequence ATGAAAAATTTCATAAAATCAATCAGGCTAACATTAGTTTTCTGCCTTTTCTTCTCAGTATTTTATATACTGATATTATGGATATTCGCCCAATTCGCAGGGCCAAACTCTGGAAACGCCGAGGTTGCGACCTTAGATGGGAAAGTAGTGGGTGCAGCCAATGTAGGGCAAGTCTTCACCGAAGACATCTATTTCTGGGGCCGTCCCTCTTGTGCCGGAGATGGATATGATGCCAGTAGTTCTGCCGGTAGCAACAAAGGACCTACGAACGAAGAATACTTGGCAGAAGTAGAAACTCGTATCGACACCTTCTTGGTACACCACCCTTATTTGGAACGTAAAGATGTACCGGCAGAAATGGTCACAGCCAGTGGTTCTGGTCTCGACCCTGACATCACGCCAGAAAGTGCATACGTACAAGTAAAGCGTGTTGCCGCAGCCAGAAATATGGACGAAACTACCGTAAAAGAAATAGTAGACCAAACAATTGAAAAACCATTTTTAGGATTATTCGGAACAGAGAAAGTAAACGTATTAAAATTGAACATTAATTTAGAAAATTATGAAAACAAATAA
- a CDS encoding sensor protein KdpD has translation MDIIENEKNVQYFLDLIKKSRRGKFKLYIGMIAGVGKSYRMLQEAHELLENGVDVKVGFIETHGRTGTEAILQGIPVIPRKKIFYKGKELEEMDLDAILQIRPELVIVDELAHTNVEGSRNEKRWQDVMELLDAGINVISAVNIQHIESLNEEVQEISGIEVRERIPDRVLEEADEVVNIDLTAEELIERLKAGKIYRPEKIELALNNFFKAENILQLRELALKEVALRVEKKVENELPLDTSHVRHEKFMACISSHEKTPRKIIRRCARLATRYNTKFFVLYVQTPKEDPDRISLADQRHLLNHFKLATELGGEVIQVHSPHILESIIKVAIEKQITTICTGIPALKLPQTIFTVSKYKNFMKSLSENNIDLIILA, from the coding sequence ATGGATATAATTGAAAACGAAAAAAATGTACAATATTTTCTCGACTTGATAAAAAAATCGAGGAGAGGTAAGTTTAAACTCTACATCGGCATGATTGCCGGTGTAGGGAAATCTTATAGAATGCTACAAGAGGCCCACGAACTCTTAGAAAACGGAGTAGATGTAAAAGTGGGTTTCATAGAGACACACGGACGTACCGGTACAGAAGCTATTTTACAAGGTATTCCTGTTATCCCGAGAAAAAAAATTTTCTACAAAGGGAAAGAATTGGAAGAGATGGATTTGGATGCTATCCTTCAAATACGTCCCGAATTGGTCATTGTCGATGAACTGGCTCATACCAACGTCGAAGGCAGTCGCAATGAAAAGCGATGGCAAGACGTCATGGAGTTACTCGATGCCGGTATCAATGTTATATCGGCAGTAAATATCCAACATATCGAAAGCCTGAACGAAGAGGTGCAGGAAATATCAGGAATCGAAGTTCGAGAACGAATTCCCGATCGTGTTTTGGAAGAGGCCGATGAAGTCGTAAATATAGACCTCACAGCAGAAGAATTGATCGAACGGTTAAAAGCCGGGAAAATATATAGGCCGGAAAAAATAGAATTGGCATTGAATAATTTTTTCAAGGCCGAGAATATTTTACAACTACGAGAACTCGCACTCAAAGAAGTTGCTTTACGGGTCGAAAAAAAAGTAGAAAACGAACTCCCCTTAGATACATCTCACGTACGTCATGAAAAATTCATGGCGTGCATCAGTTCCCACGAAAAAACGCCCCGCAAAATCATTCGACGCTGCGCTCGATTGGCTACACGATATAACACAAAATTTTTCGTACTATATGTACAAACACCCAAAGAGGATCCCGATCGCATCTCGCTGGCAGATCAGCGACATCTGTTAAACCATTTCAAATTAGCCACTGAATTAGGTGGAGAAGTCATACAGGTACATTCCCCGCACATTCTCGAAAGCATTATAAAGGTCGCAATCGAAAAACAAATTACAACAATATGTACAGGAATTCCAGCACTGAAATTGCCCCAAACCATATTTACGGTGTCCAAATATAAAAATTTCATGAAATCTTTATCCGAGAACAATATAGATTTAATTATCTTAGCCTAA
- a CDS encoding sensor histidine kinase: MNIKTKLLLSIGLLTGMIILLVSLSVIYLQMLTAAEPDSPIASTGLKQAVVWVAIIGGICIVCGVTLAIWLPQSINRPIKELTDGILEIANRNYEKRLNISDKNEEFKNVVDSFNRMAQHLSEYRSTTLSTLLAHKKFLEAIINSISDPIIGLDPDRKILFINSEALNILNLKKENTIFKSAEEISLKNDLLRKLIRELVSPNPQKEPIKIYADNKESYFKASYIEIDNTNHDSEEPEKLGHVIILKNITEFKELDSAKTTFISTISHELKTPISAIMMSLQLLEDRRIGSLNKEQEQLSQSIKENGERLLNITGELLNMTQVEAGKLQLMPKITRPIELIEYAIKANQVQADKFNIHIEVDYDENTKKLFVDSEKIAWVLTNLVSNAIRYSKENGRVIIGTYQDGNMVEIYVQDFGKGIDPRYHQSIFDRYFRVPGTKVQGSGLGLSISKDFVEAHGGTLSVESELGKGSRFILRLKS, translated from the coding sequence ATGAATATAAAAACAAAGTTGCTTTTAAGTATAGGGTTACTGACCGGAATGATTATTCTGCTGGTCTCCTTATCAGTTATCTATTTACAGATGCTGACGGCTGCCGAACCAGACAGCCCGATAGCTTCGACAGGCTTAAAACAAGCCGTTGTATGGGTGGCAATTATCGGAGGCATCTGCATAGTCTGCGGTGTCACATTAGCTATCTGGCTTCCTCAATCGATAAATAGACCTATCAAGGAGCTAACCGACGGTATCCTCGAAATAGCGAATCGCAACTATGAAAAAAGGCTGAATATATCGGATAAAAACGAAGAATTTAAAAATGTGGTCGATAGTTTCAATAGAATGGCTCAACACTTGTCCGAATACAGATCTACCACCCTATCGACACTACTGGCACATAAAAAATTTCTCGAAGCAATTATCAATAGCATCAGCGATCCCATAATAGGATTAGATCCAGACCGCAAAATACTTTTCATAAATAGTGAAGCTCTGAACATACTGAATCTGAAAAAAGAAAACACAATCTTCAAATCGGCCGAAGAGATTTCTTTGAAGAATGATTTATTAAGGAAATTAATACGAGAACTGGTTTCTCCCAATCCTCAGAAAGAGCCTATCAAAATATATGCCGACAATAAAGAAAGTTACTTCAAAGCCTCCTATATAGAAATAGACAACACGAATCACGACAGTGAAGAACCCGAAAAACTGGGGCACGTAATTATATTGAAAAACATCACGGAGTTTAAAGAGCTGGATTCTGCGAAAACAACATTTATCTCGACGATATCTCATGAATTGAAGACTCCCATATCAGCCATTATGATGAGTTTGCAATTATTGGAAGACAGACGTATCGGGTCTCTTAACAAAGAACAAGAGCAACTCTCCCAAAGTATTAAGGAAAACGGAGAACGGTTGCTCAATATCACCGGAGAATTGCTGAACATGACCCAAGTAGAAGCCGGAAAACTACAACTGATGCCCAAGATAACCCGGCCCATAGAATTGATCGAATATGCGATCAAGGCCAATCAGGTACAAGCCGACAAATTCAACATACACATCGAAGTCGATTATGACGAAAATACAAAGAAACTATTCGTCGACAGCGAAAAAATAGCATGGGTACTTACCAATCTTGTAAGCAATGCCATACGTTATTCCAAAGAAAACGGTCGCGTCATTATCGGCACTTACCAAGACGGCAATATGGTCGAAATCTATGTACAAGATTTTGGGAAGGGAATCGACCCTCGCTATCATCAAAGCATATTCGACCGTTATTTCCGAGTGCCGGGAACAAAAGTACAAGGCAGCGGATTAGGATTGTCTATATCCAAAGATTTTGTAGAAGCACATGGGGGGACTCTTTCCGTAGAAAGCGAATTAGGAAAAGGGAGCCGTTTTATACTAAGATTGAAATCATAA
- the ung gene encoding uracil-DNA glycosylase, with product MNVRIEESWRKRLQDEFDKPYFERLVSFVRSEYGRAHVLPPGHLIFHVFDACPFESVRVVILGQDPYPNPGQYYGVCFSVPEGVAIPGSLFNMFKEIHDDLGKPIPASGNLDRWVRQGVFPLNSVLTVRAHETGSHRNMGWEIFTDAVIRKLSDERENLVFMLWGSYAKEKIALIDARKHLVLTAAHPSPRSADRGFFGCRHFSRANAFLRSKGIREIDW from the coding sequence ATGAATGTGAGGATAGAGGAAAGTTGGCGAAAGAGGCTGCAAGACGAGTTCGATAAGCCCTATTTCGAGCGATTGGTTTCTTTTGTGCGGAGCGAATATGGCCGTGCGCATGTTTTGCCTCCGGGACATTTGATATTTCATGTATTCGATGCATGTCCTTTCGAGTCTGTGAGAGTTGTTATTTTAGGCCAAGATCCCTATCCCAATCCCGGACAGTATTACGGTGTTTGTTTTTCTGTACCCGAGGGGGTGGCTATTCCCGGCTCTTTGTTTAATATGTTTAAGGAGATACATGATGATTTGGGCAAGCCTATTCCCGCTTCGGGCAATTTGGATCGGTGGGTGAGGCAAGGTGTATTTCCTTTGAATTCTGTGCTTACCGTGCGAGCTCATGAAACAGGATCGCATCGAAACATGGGCTGGGAGATTTTTACCGATGCGGTCATTCGAAAGTTGAGCGATGAGAGAGAAAATCTCGTGTTTATGCTGTGGGGTAGTTATGCTAAGGAGAAGATTGCGCTTATTGATGCTCGCAAGCATTTGGTTTTAACAGCCGCGCACCCGTCGCCACGATCGGCTGATCGTGGCTTTTTCGGATGTCGGCATTTCAGTAGAGCGAATGCATTTTTACGGAGTAAGGGAATACGGGAAATCGATTGGTGA
- a CDS encoding WG repeat-containing protein translates to MKPLLILISILFGFLSMQAQYDYPYDSGNHYYDNTPRLIIQKSRIMGWYVSDINGNRISDYYEQIRPYRQGRAAALDKIMGWCFISLDGKRCTDYYLLVDDFHEGYALVKDKIMGYCFINRDGHRLGDYYEEAYPFHRGVALVKDKIMGWYLLNTAGKRISGYHDSPRDFQPTRPLYRPW, encoded by the coding sequence ATGAAACCACTACTTATCCTTATTTCGATTTTATTCGGATTCCTATCCATGCAAGCCCAATATGACTATCCCTATGATAGCGGCAATCATTACTACGATAATACCCCACGTCTTATCATTCAGAAAAGCCGAATCATGGGTTGGTACGTTTCCGACATAAACGGAAACCGCATTAGCGACTATTACGAACAAATCCGACCTTATAGGCAAGGTCGGGCAGCAGCATTAGACAAAATCATGGGTTGGTGTTTCATTTCCCTCGACGGTAAACGATGCACCGATTATTACCTTCTCGTCGACGATTTCCACGAAGGGTACGCACTTGTCAAAGATAAAATCATGGGCTATTGTTTCATCAATAGAGACGGTCATCGACTCGGCGACTATTACGAAGAAGCCTATCCGTTTCACCGAGGCGTCGCTTTGGTGAAAGACAAAATCATGGGTTGGTACTTACTGAACACTGCCGGAAAGCGAATAAGCGGCTATCACGATTCGCCTCGCGATTTTCAACCGACAAGACCATTGTACCGTCCGTGGTGA
- a CDS encoding phage integrase SAM-like domain-containing protein, with protein sequence MYTINIRGKQNPKDTKMVKLEIIFFKTGYARVPKVINITGLLKDWDVKSQSFRVGSAEATTKNKLLFDLRTKYLHVADTWEMEGRNWSPVQLSHCFDEIKAAKPEVKVKSVQQMIDYLEETFKNKKRIKNGQIVDSTTNAKRYVYLKRELQAFTKEKYEKAFSSYFFTDITEEFLLDFAFWLKERGIRNGNKAGLTHKLRLLRAVCRQAEKKEMYGVNMDNFLCLGDDINWPETTSRAVPETVIAKIANVDRTLFTKKEQLHLDLFLFSYYTGGMANVDVCNLTWDLVQEDRIVYERIKFPKTAKPELLSKAKAIMNKYRGQSYGNYVFPVFTHKHTTTSKKTTRVKQISTRLSQTLTKACKMLRIKENITWYSARGSFISKMVDAGNNPYVVAEMAGNSPLTIYKHYYKNTKREEIKRQMEEMF encoded by the coding sequence ATGTACACGATTAACATCAGGGGTAAGCAGAACCCGAAAGACACCAAGATGGTCAAGCTGGAGATAATTTTCTTCAAGACCGGTTACGCCCGTGTGCCGAAGGTTATAAACATCACAGGGCTATTAAAAGACTGGGATGTCAAGTCTCAGAGTTTCCGTGTAGGGAGTGCGGAGGCCACTACCAAGAACAAACTGCTTTTCGATTTGCGAACCAAATATCTGCATGTCGCCGATACCTGGGAGATGGAAGGCAGGAACTGGTCGCCCGTCCAGCTATCACATTGCTTCGATGAAATCAAGGCGGCCAAACCCGAGGTCAAAGTAAAGAGTGTCCAGCAGATGATCGATTATCTTGAAGAGACATTCAAAAACAAGAAACGCATCAAGAACGGTCAGATTGTCGACAGCACGACCAATGCTAAACGGTATGTCTATCTCAAGCGTGAACTGCAGGCGTTTACAAAGGAAAAATATGAAAAAGCCTTTTCCTCTTATTTCTTTACGGATATTACAGAAGAGTTTCTTCTTGACTTTGCGTTTTGGCTTAAAGAAAGAGGTATCAGAAATGGCAACAAGGCCGGACTTACACACAAACTAAGGTTGCTCCGTGCCGTATGCAGGCAGGCAGAAAAGAAAGAGATGTACGGGGTGAATATGGATAACTTCCTCTGTCTCGGTGATGATATTAATTGGCCGGAAACCACTTCAAGAGCAGTTCCGGAAACAGTCATAGCTAAAATCGCAAATGTTGACCGTACCTTGTTTACGAAAAAAGAGCAGTTGCATCTTGATTTGTTCCTGTTCAGCTACTATACCGGAGGTATGGCGAATGTCGATGTATGTAACCTGACATGGGATTTGGTCCAGGAAGACCGCATCGTCTATGAACGTATCAAGTTTCCCAAAACAGCCAAACCGGAATTACTCAGTAAAGCAAAAGCCATCATGAATAAATACCGTGGGCAAAGTTATGGAAATTATGTATTTCCTGTTTTTACTCATAAACACACGACCACTTCCAAGAAGACTACACGTGTCAAGCAAATTTCCACACGCCTTTCACAAACCTTGACGAAAGCATGCAAGATGCTGCGCATTAAAGAAAACATCACATGGTATTCCGCCCGTGGCTCTTTCATATCGAAGATGGTAGATGCCGGTAACAATCCGTATGTGGTTGCAGAGATGGCTGGTAACAGCCCATTGACCATCTATAAGCATTACTACAAGAATACAAAGCGGGAAGAAATCAAGCGGCAGATGGAAGAAATGTTCTGA
- a CDS encoding histone H1: MKELVSKIQEVYATFSTDAALQIEKGNKAAGTRARKTSLELEKLMKEFRKVSLEESKK; the protein is encoded by the coding sequence ATGAAAGAGTTGGTTTCAAAGATACAGGAAGTATATGCTACATTCTCCACGGATGCGGCACTTCAGATTGAAAAAGGCAACAAGGCCGCAGGTACCCGTGCCCGCAAGACTTCGTTGGAATTGGAAAAACTGATGAAAGAGTTTCGTAAGGTTTCCTTGGAAGAATCCAAGAAATAG
- a CDS encoding HU family DNA-binding protein: MTKADIVREIATQTGLEKQVVLQVVEGFMDSVKSSMINGEEVYLRGFGSFIIKHRAEKTARNISRNTTIIVPAHNIPAFKPSKAFAGRMKSDK, from the coding sequence ATGACAAAAGCGGATATCGTCAGGGAAATAGCAACGCAGACCGGTCTGGAGAAGCAGGTCGTGTTACAAGTTGTCGAAGGATTCATGGATAGCGTAAAGTCTTCCATGATAAACGGCGAGGAGGTTTATCTTCGCGGCTTCGGTTCTTTTATCATCAAACACCGTGCGGAAAAGACAGCACGCAACATAAGCAGGAATACCACGATAATAGTGCCTGCCCACAATATCCCGGCATTCAAACCGTCAAAAGCCTTTGCAGGAAGGATGAAATCAGACAAATAA
- a CDS encoding DUF5675 family protein produces MKLTLNRKFKGQTYTIGDLSINGKFFCNTIEDAVRKLPATCPDTPRGRSCTCREKVYSKTAIPAGTYKVTLQYSPKYKKKMPYLHDVPHFLGILIHSGNTEGDSAGCIIVGKNTVKGKVLESRTTFQKLYAMLESERDITIQII; encoded by the coding sequence ATGAAGCTGACACTCAACCGCAAATTCAAAGGTCAGACCTATACCATAGGCGACCTGTCCATCAACGGCAAATTTTTCTGTAACACCATCGAAGATGCCGTGAGGAAACTTCCGGCAACCTGTCCGGATACTCCTCGCGGCCGTTCCTGCACATGCAGGGAGAAGGTCTATTCCAAGACCGCCATTCCTGCCGGGACTTATAAAGTTACCCTTCAGTACAGCCCCAAGTACAAGAAAAAAATGCCATATCTGCACGATGTACCGCATTTCCTTGGCATCCTAATCCATTCAGGCAACACCGAGGGAGATTCCGCCGGCTGTATCATCGTGGGAAAGAATACGGTCAAGGGAAAAGTTTTGGAATCCCGTACTACATTCCAAAAACTGTATGCCATGCTCGAGTCCGAAAGGGACATAACCATTCAGATTATATAA
- a CDS encoding phage terminase large subunit, producing MAVNRLKPPRNLRIEFKPSPRQYELWKLLQPNYCPHCGGEIEQILIGYDQQGNPQYRPQCRHCKSQNLPQLILGGGAAGGGKSYIGSVWLVSSCIRFENIRAVVARKTLKSLKESTWNTIKSILKDWGLKEDTNYKINNLEGTLTFWNDSVIIMKEMADIPSDPNFERFGSSEYTIAMVDEVSEISERAVEVLFSRLRWRTHETFKTPRMLLTTNPTINWVRSRFVQDENGDKVICREGEAYIPFSVFDNPNIAFRQVYEAALNKIRDQATKERLLYGNWDFVEANDMAIYNSFDGSRHLVTGLKEKAYDPIKPLITVWDFNVAPQMSVLSAQIDYENRKVYILEEILGKPEEKENNTPALARKVRLKLYRDKHIGGVDVTGDPSGLQRSTTNEDGINNYTIITDTFGRGILRPKVKLLRKQPPQATRCEFVNEVFGGYEGWEIQIDIKCRKLTQDLIYQLRNEDGTKSKQKTTDPKTGVKYERYGHLSDCLDYLLCYYLRDSWYKFKSGGDGNGYVVSTSVIQEGFSY from the coding sequence ATGGCGGTCAACAGGCTCAAACCACCCAGAAACCTGCGCATCGAGTTCAAACCGTCCCCACGGCAGTATGAACTCTGGAAACTGTTGCAACCGAACTATTGTCCCCATTGTGGCGGGGAGATCGAGCAAATCCTTATCGGTTATGACCAGCAAGGCAACCCTCAGTACAGGCCTCAATGCAGGCATTGCAAGTCGCAGAACCTGCCGCAGCTGATACTGGGAGGCGGAGCGGCCGGCGGCGGAAAATCGTATATCGGCAGCGTTTGGCTGGTGTCTTCATGTATTCGGTTCGAGAATATCCGTGCGGTGGTGGCCCGTAAGACACTCAAGTCGTTAAAGGAATCGACATGGAACACCATCAAGTCGATTCTGAAGGACTGGGGACTGAAAGAGGATACAAACTACAAGATAAACAACCTCGAAGGCACGCTCACATTCTGGAATGACTCGGTCATCATCATGAAGGAGATGGCGGATATCCCCAGCGACCCCAACTTCGAGCGTTTCGGCTCTTCGGAATATACCATCGCCATGGTGGACGAGGTGTCGGAAATCTCGGAACGGGCCGTCGAAGTGCTGTTCTCCCGTCTCCGCTGGAGAACCCATGAGACATTCAAGACCCCGAGAATGCTGCTCACCACCAATCCGACAATTAACTGGGTGCGTTCCCGCTTCGTGCAGGACGAAAACGGAGACAAGGTCATCTGCCGCGAGGGTGAAGCGTATATACCTTTCTCCGTGTTTGACAACCCGAATATCGCTTTCCGTCAGGTGTACGAGGCGGCCCTGAACAAGATCCGGGACCAGGCGACAAAAGAACGCCTGCTCTATGGCAACTGGGATTTCGTGGAAGCCAACGATATGGCGATTTATAACAGTTTCGACGGCTCCCGGCATCTCGTTACCGGACTGAAAGAAAAAGCGTACGATCCGATCAAGCCGCTCATCACGGTGTGGGACTTCAATGTTGCCCCCCAAATGTCGGTACTCTCCGCACAAATAGACTATGAAAACAGGAAGGTCTATATACTGGAAGAGATACTCGGCAAGCCGGAGGAAAAGGAGAACAACACACCTGCGTTGGCACGGAAAGTACGCTTAAAACTTTACCGGGACAAGCATATTGGCGGAGTGGATGTGACCGGTGACCCTTCCGGGTTACAACGCTCCACCACCAACGAGGACGGCATCAACAACTATACCATCATCACGGACACTTTCGGCAGAGGAATCCTGCGACCGAAGGTAAAGCTATTACGCAAGCAGCCTCCGCAGGCTACACGGTGCGAGTTCGTCAACGAGGTATTCGGGGGCTATGAAGGCTGGGAGATACAAATCGATATCAAATGTCGCAAACTTACCCAGGATCTGATTTACCAGCTTCGTAACGAGGACGGTACCAAGAGCAAACAGAAGACCACCGACCCGAAAACCGGTGTCAAATATGAACGGTACGGGCACTTGTCCGACTGCCTTGACTACCTGCTCTGTTACTACCTGCGTGACAGCTGGTACAAGTTCAAGAGCGGAGGCGACGGGAACGGGTATGTGGTATCCACATCGGTAATTCAGGAAGGATTTTCATACTAA
- a CDS encoding DUF4276 family protein, with protein sequence MKAKIIHVLCEGQTEQGFVEEVLRPYLQAQGVAGVKSILITTNKKKNARGGMLSYAQAVTDLELLRKMKMDGEYERHVFTTMFDLYALPDDFPGYEAAKAIGEPYARVAALETAFAEAINDSRFIPYIQLHEFEALLFCGIDYLAKRYPGCEKRCEQLKKDLEKTSNPELINNSPETAPSKRIIKAIEGDKKQHYNYNKPATGKDVTKSVGMDELRARCSHFNEWIEKLIDC encoded by the coding sequence ATGAAAGCGAAGATTATTCATGTCCTTTGTGAGGGACAGACGGAACAGGGATTTGTGGAGGAAGTGTTGCGTCCCTACCTGCAAGCGCAAGGTGTGGCAGGTGTAAAAAGCATCCTGATTACCACTAACAAGAAAAAGAATGCCCGTGGTGGAATGCTGAGCTATGCTCAGGCGGTGACAGACCTAGAACTGTTGCGGAAAATGAAGATGGACGGCGAATACGAACGTCATGTTTTCACAACGATGTTCGACCTCTACGCATTGCCGGATGATTTTCCCGGTTATGAAGCAGCCAAAGCAATCGGTGAGCCTTACGCCCGTGTCGCAGCATTGGAAACGGCGTTTGCTGAAGCAATCAACGATAGTCGTTTCATTCCCTATATTCAGCTGCATGAATTTGAAGCTCTGCTCTTTTGCGGTATTGACTATCTGGCAAAGCGTTACCCCGGTTGTGAGAAACGCTGCGAACAGCTGAAAAAAGACCTGGAGAAAACCAGCAACCCCGAGCTGATAAACAATAGTCCGGAAACGGCTCCGAGCAAACGTATTATCAAGGCGATAGAAGGAGACAAAAAACAGCATTACAACTACAATAAGCCGGCTACCGGCAAAGATGTTACCAAAAGTGTCGGCATGGATGAACTTCGTGCCCGGTGCAGTCACTTCAATGAATGGATAGAAAAGTTGATAGACTGCTGA
- a CDS encoding AAA family ATPase, translated as MAKTYQRTKLQEVTIRGYKSIAYDRPVTLKLGDVSILLGANGAGKSNIISFFRMLSYMMSKSFGRYVEISGTSHALLHYGIKRTPVMSGELKFADSNSMDVYGFSLANATPDRLIITEERITWHRKGEKKPYEIALEPNFKESALAECEDPVAKTIFQMLSYCKVYQFHDSSTEGPLRQACPVETANYLQSHGNNLPSFLLFLRENYKDAYNRIVDYVRDVVPQFQDFYLEPVGGIISLRWIDNSATDYRFNAYQFSDGSIRFIALAALLLQPAQTMPNVIILDEPELGLHPYAISQLAEMIKDASIHAQVIIATQSKDLVDHFDIGDISVVEMNKETQATSVTHLDAKEYHLWLQNYTVSELWDKNIIGGRPV; from the coding sequence ATGGCAAAGACATACCAAAGGACTAAATTACAAGAAGTCACGATCAGAGGATATAAATCCATAGCCTATGACAGACCTGTGACCTTGAAGCTGGGTGATGTCAGCATCTTGTTGGGTGCCAACGGTGCAGGCAAGAGCAATATCATCAGTTTTTTCCGGATGCTGAGCTACATGATGAGCAAGTCATTCGGGAGATATGTGGAAATATCGGGCACGTCTCATGCCTTGCTGCATTACGGCATTAAACGGACACCGGTCATGTCCGGAGAACTGAAGTTTGCCGACAGCAATTCCATGGATGTTTATGGCTTTTCATTGGCCAATGCCACTCCCGACAGGCTGATTATCACGGAAGAGCGGATTACATGGCATCGCAAGGGGGAGAAAAAGCCCTATGAGATAGCACTGGAACCGAATTTCAAGGAGTCCGCTCTCGCAGAGTGTGAGGATCCGGTTGCCAAAACTATTTTCCAGATGCTTTCTTACTGCAAGGTATATCAGTTTCACGATTCATCGACAGAGGGGCCGCTACGTCAGGCTTGTCCCGTCGAGACGGCCAATTACCTCCAGTCGCACGGAAACAATCTGCCTTCTTTCCTGCTGTTCCTGCGGGAGAACTACAAGGATGCCTACAACCGGATTGTTGACTATGTCCGTGACGTAGTTCCCCAGTTCCAGGACTTCTATCTGGAGCCCGTGGGTGGTATCATTTCTCTCCGGTGGATAGATAATTCTGCCACGGACTATCGTTTCAATGCCTACCAGTTCTCCGACGGATCTATCCGTTTCATTGCCCTGGCCGCCTTGCTTCTGCAGCCTGCCCAGACAATGCCCAACGTCATCATTTTGGATGAACCGGAACTTGGCTTGCATCCCTATGCCATCAGCCAGCTGGCAGAAATGATTAAGGATGCGTCCATACACGCACAGGTCATTATTGCCACGCAGAGCAAGGATTTGGTCGATCATTTCGACATCGGCGATATCTCTGTGGTGGAAATGAACAAGGAAACGCAGGCAACCTCTGTCACTCACCTTGACGCCAAAGAATATCATCTTTGGCTTCAGAACTATACGGTGAGCGAACTTTGGGACAAAAACATCATAGGAGGACGTCCCGTATGA